Proteins found in one candidate division KSB1 bacterium genomic segment:
- a CDS encoding sigma-70 family RNA polymerase sigma factor translates to MMNDPKDLIKKIQAGDTISFRSLIEQYQRLVSHIVFRLVRSPKDREDICQDVFLQVYQNLGTFKFESKLSTWIARIAYNRCLNYLEKKRIPLYHDVLSAEASVETLAEHGVQPDQEVESRDLSDVLQHEIEQLPIQSRTIITLYHLEQMKYQEIAEVMQMPEGTVKSYLFRARKLLKQRLSEKYRIEELI, encoded by the coding sequence ATGATGAATGATCCCAAAGACCTAATAAAAAAAATTCAAGCTGGCGACACCATTTCGTTTCGATCGCTAATCGAACAATATCAGCGACTGGTAAGCCATATTGTCTTCCGGTTGGTCCGTTCACCGAAAGATCGAGAGGACATCTGCCAAGATGTATTTCTTCAAGTTTATCAAAATTTGGGGACATTCAAATTTGAATCAAAGCTTTCGACCTGGATCGCTCGGATTGCTTATAATCGCTGTCTCAACTATTTAGAAAAGAAACGAATCCCACTCTATCATGATGTTCTCAGTGCTGAAGCATCGGTTGAGACGTTAGCCGAGCACGGTGTGCAGCCAGATCAAGAGGTTGAATCAAGAGACCTTTCGGATGTGTTACAGCACGAAATTGAGCAACTACCCATCCAGTCTCGAACGATTATTACGCTCTATCATCTCGAGCAAATGAAATATCAAGAGATCGCTGAGGTGATGCAAATGCCAGAGGGCACAGTGAAAAGCTATCTGTTTCGTGCGCGAAAATTGCTGAAACAAAGACTCAGTGAAAAATATCGGATCGAAGAGTTAATTTGA
- a CDS encoding L-lactate permease, whose translation MLTWTQTYTPILDQLALSALVAALPVIVLLGLLAFFRAKAYLAAFLGLISSLLIALFIYKMPAPLALMAAANGAAYGLFPIGWIVLCAIFVYDISVVTGKFEIVKRSIAGLAGDRRIQLLLVAFSFGAFIEGAAGFGTPVAISAAMLIGLGFQPLPAAGLALLGNTAPVAFGALGTPIIALSAVTGLPLETLSAAVGRQLPFFSLIVPFWLVWAMAGFKAMREVWPACLTSGLSFAIVQFLVSNYHGPWVVDIAGAIVSMAAMVVLLQFWQPQSIWRFQHENETESGLTTEPTMTIDHAAHKQSQQPTKHEIFMAWLPWILLSIFVFIWGLPQVKAFLNKFVGVTFFKFSVPMLHQAIFRTAPVVMQPKAEDAIFTFNWLSATGTSLLLSGILSGLLLRLSPMRLLHIFYGTIKRVKLSLLTIAAMLALSFTTRYAGLDATLGLAFASSGFLFPFFSPLLGWLGVALTGSDTSSNVLFGNLQQITAQQLGLSPILATSANSSGGVMGKMIDAQSIVVAGVATGQQGQEGIILRYVFFHSLVLAILVGILILLQAYVVPEMIPIIK comes from the coding sequence ATGTTAACTTGGACACAGACTTATACTCCGATACTGGATCAACTCGCCCTCTCGGCTCTGGTTGCAGCGTTGCCCGTAATCGTCTTATTGGGATTACTGGCATTTTTTAGGGCAAAGGCTTATCTTGCTGCGTTTCTTGGGCTCATCAGTTCTCTACTTATCGCTTTGTTTATCTATAAAATGCCAGCTCCCCTTGCGCTCATGGCAGCCGCTAATGGTGCGGCTTATGGTTTGTTTCCCATTGGCTGGATTGTGCTCTGCGCTATTTTTGTTTACGACATTAGCGTTGTTACTGGCAAATTCGAAATTGTGAAACGCTCGATTGCCGGACTTGCTGGTGATCGGAGGATTCAACTGCTATTGGTCGCGTTCAGTTTTGGCGCCTTTATTGAAGGTGCTGCAGGCTTCGGCACGCCAGTGGCCATTTCTGCCGCCATGTTGATCGGTTTGGGATTTCAACCATTGCCAGCCGCAGGATTAGCGCTGCTGGGGAATACTGCCCCGGTCGCTTTTGGTGCGCTAGGTACTCCCATCATCGCACTGTCGGCGGTCACTGGACTGCCGCTGGAAACGCTCAGCGCAGCAGTCGGGCGTCAACTGCCATTTTTCTCCCTTATCGTGCCGTTCTGGCTGGTCTGGGCCATGGCGGGCTTCAAAGCGATGCGAGAGGTCTGGCCTGCATGCCTCACCTCAGGGCTAAGCTTCGCAATCGTCCAATTTCTGGTGAGCAATTACCATGGTCCCTGGGTGGTGGATATCGCTGGAGCCATCGTCTCCATGGCTGCCATGGTTGTTTTGCTCCAGTTTTGGCAGCCCCAATCTATCTGGCGATTTCAACATGAAAACGAAACCGAATCAGGGCTCACAACAGAACCAACCATGACCATCGACCATGCCGCTCACAAACAATCCCAACAGCCTACAAAGCATGAAATCTTTATGGCCTGGCTGCCATGGATCCTATTGTCCATTTTCGTATTCATCTGGGGGCTCCCTCAGGTGAAAGCCTTCTTGAATAAATTTGTCGGGGTTACTTTCTTCAAATTTTCTGTCCCAATGCTCCATCAAGCTATTTTTCGCACTGCACCGGTCGTCATGCAGCCCAAAGCCGAGGATGCCATCTTCACCTTTAACTGGCTATCTGCCACTGGCACAAGTTTATTGCTTTCTGGGATTCTCTCTGGCCTATTGCTCCGTCTCAGCCCAATGCGATTGCTCCACATCTTTTATGGCACGATAAAACGCGTCAAGCTCTCTCTGCTTACCATCGCTGCGATGTTGGCGTTGAGCTTCACTACCCGATACGCTGGATTAGATGCTACTCTTGGGCTCGCCTTTGCCAGCAGCGGTTTCCTGTTTCCGTTTTTTTCACCGCTCTTGGGCTGGTTGGGCGTGGCTTTAACTGGCAGCGACACATCATCCAACGTGCTGTTCGGAAACCTTCAGCAGATCACAGCGCAACAGCTTGGTCTGTCGCCCATACTGGCCACCTCGGCAAATAGTTCCGGTGGGGTTATGGGCAAAATGATCGATGCCCAAAGTATTGTCGTTGCTGGCGTCGCCACTGGCCAACAAGGACAAGAGGGCATCATTCTTCGCTACGTGTTTTTTCACAGCCTCGTATTAGCGATCCTGGTGGGCATTCTGATCTTATTGCAAGCCTATGTGGTTCCCGAGATGATTCCAATCATAAAATAG